One Alosa alosa isolate M-15738 ecotype Scorff River chromosome 22, AALO_Geno_1.1, whole genome shotgun sequence DNA segment encodes these proteins:
- the mxtx2 gene encoding mix-type homeobox gene 2 encodes MWNDCSVVQDGSSQAHKMAGRRKRTSFTKEHLELLRIAFEVDPYPGISVRESLSQATGLPESRIQVWFQNRRARTLKNRNNRMASPPSASVPVSPFIPSLIHRAEDESQQKGTCEGLYSGTGNQPAGHSQIKEEDLDCFYDSLSPQASGFSQRDIGYFSTPSFRPGQSRLLGSNASPTYQTPTATYHNGRNNWSSTVTPDSTSPESLWSPRSSMGSSFANDSQFFAFPSPSGPPPPYPHRTVQSGYMGSVSNSPASPDSACCDMGPDNSSFSVQYSSFSGMWDMPTSEQFTNLAPLPDLSSQCLEDVLGEMQPDWWKVRGPVDPPSKE; translated from the exons ATGTGGAATGACTGCAGTGTTG TCCAAGATGGCTCCTCACAGGCCCATAAGATGGCAGGCCGCAGGAAGAGGACCAGCTTCACCAAGGAACACTTAGAGCTCCTCCGCATAGCCTTTGAGGTGGACCCTTACCCGGGAATCAGTGTGAGGGAGAGCCTGTCTCAGGCCACCGGACTTCCAGAGTCCCGTATTCAG GTATGGTTCCAAAACAGAAGGGCCAGGACTCTGAAGAACAGAAACAACAGGATGGCCTCTCCTCCATCTGCCTCCGTCCCTGTGAGCCCCTTCATTCCCTCTCTGATCCACAGGGCTGAGGACGAGAGCCAGCAGAAGGGCACCTGCGAGGGCCTCTACAGCGGCACAGGCAACCAGCCGGCAGGCCACTCTCAAATCAAGGAGGAGGACCTGGACTGCTTCTACGACAGCCTGTCTCCACAGGCCTCTGGCTTCTCTCAGAGGGACATTGGCTACTTCAGCACGCCTTCCTTCCGGCCAGGGCAGAGTCGTCTGCTGGGCAGCAACGCCAGCCCCACCTATCAGACTCCCACCGCCACATACCACAATGGACGCAACAACTGGAGCTCAACAGTAACTCCTGATAGCACTTCTCCAGAGTCTCTGTGGAGCCCTCGGTCCTCCATGGGTAGCAGCTTTGCCAATGACAGCCAGTTCTTCGCCTTCCCATCTCCATCtggaccaccaccaccctaccCCCACCGCACTGTCCAGTCTGGGTACATGGGGTCAGTGTCCAACTCTCCTGCCTCGCCGGATTCGGCTTGCTGTGACATGGGGCCAGACAATTCCTCTTTCTCCGTCCAATACTCCTCATTCAGCGGGATGTGGGACATGCCGACCTCGGAGCAATTTACCAATCTGGCTCCTCTACCTGACTTGTCTTCTCAGTGTTTGGAGGATGTCCTTGGGGAGATGCAGCCAGACTGGTGGAAAGTCAGAGGGCCTGTGGACCCCCCTAGCAAAGAATAA